In Musa acuminata AAA Group cultivar baxijiao chromosome BXJ2-8, Cavendish_Baxijiao_AAA, whole genome shotgun sequence, one genomic interval encodes:
- the LOC103994321 gene encoding sigma factor binding protein 1, chloroplastic-like — MGRLSVHQTRSPKQGKGKKKTVKVVYISNPMRFTTSVAKFRALVQKLTGRDSNVGDTGATSMVLEGLEKPSVRPAPGSGVASDSIGMDPRTATASAPFEMYDDDVFTPEMLDNFPGLQQSTLFVL; from the coding sequence ATGGGGAGGCTAAGCGTCCACCAGACGAGGAGCCCGAAGCAAGGGAAGGGCAAGAAGAAGACTGTCAAGGTGGTGTACATCTCCAACCCCATGCGGTTCACCACCAGCGTCGCCAAATTCCGGGCCCTCGTGCAGAAGCTCACCGGCCGGGACTCGAACGTCGGCGACACGGGAGCGACGTCGATGGTGTTAGAGGGCCTGGAGAAGCCGTCGGTGCGGCCTGCGCCCGGATCTGGAGTGGCTTCTGACAGCATCGGCATGGATCCGCGTACGGCCACGGCGTCGGCGCCGTTCGAGATGTACGACGACGATGTCTTCACCCCGGAGATGTTGGACAACTTTCCGGGACTGCAGCAGTCGACGCTGTTTGTGTTATGA
- the LOC103993747 gene encoding transcription factor TGA2.3: MADTSPRTDTSTDVDTDDKDQMLEQGQLAVVAASDSSDRSKDKTLDQKTLRRLAQNREAARKSRLRKKAYVQQLETSRLKLTQLEQELQRARQQGIFISSSGDQTHAMGGNGALAFDVEYARWLEEHNRQINELRTAVTAHASENDLRVIVDGIMAHYDEKFKLKGVAAKADVFHILSGMWKTPAERCFLWLGGFRSSELLKLLASQLEPLTEQQVMGICNLQQSSQQAEDALSQGMEALQQSLAETLAGSLGPSGSSGNVANYMGQMAMAMGKLGTLESFLRQADNLRQQTLQQMHRILTTRQSARALLAINDYFSRLRALSSLWLARPRE; encoded by the exons ATGGCAGATACTAGTCCTAGGACAGATACCTCCACAGATGTAGACACAGATGACAAAGATCAGATG TTAGAACAAGGACAACTTGCTGTTGTTGCAGCATCTGATTCAAGTGACAGGTCGAAGGACAAAACACTGGACCAAAAA ACACTTCGTCGACTTGCTCAGAACCGTGAAGCTGCCAGAAAGAGTAGATTAAGGAAAAAG GCTTATGTACAACAACTAGAGACTAGTAGACTGAAGCTTACTCAACTTGAGCAGGAGCTCCAAAGAGCTCGCCAGCAG GGAATTTTCATTTCTAGCTCAGGAGATCAAACTCATGCTATGGGTGGAAATG GGGCCTTGGCTTTTGACGTAGAATATGCACGATGGCTTGAAGAACATAACCGGCAGATCAATGAACTGAGGACTGCAGTGACTGCTCATGCCAGTGAAAATGATCTCCGTGTTATTGTTGATGGCATCATGGCCCATTACGATGAAAAATTTAAGCTTAAGGGTGTTGCTGCCAAGGCAGATGTCTTTCATATATTATCAGGGATGTGGAAGACACCAGCCGAGAGGTGTTTCTTATGGCTGGGGGGTTTCCGCTCATCTGAGCTTTTAAAG CTACTTGCAAGTCAGCTGGAGCCACTTACAGAGCAGCAAGTAATGGGCATTTGCAACCTGCAGCAGTCATCACAACAGGCCGAGGATGCTCTCTCTCAAGGGATGGAGGCATTACAGCAATCCTTGGCAGAAACATTGGCTGGATCACTTGGTCCATCTGGATCCTCAGGAAATGTTGCAAACTATATGGGTCAAATGGCAATGGCGATGGGCAAACTTGGAACTCTCGAGAGTTTTCTTCGTCAG GCTGACAACCTACGACAACAAACACTGCAACAGATGCACCGGATATTAACTACTCGTCAGTCTGCACGGGCACTTCTTGCCATCAATGATTACTTCTCACGGCTTCGTGCCCTCAGCTCTCTTTGGCTTGCTCGGCCGCGGGAGTAA